The DNA segment TTCTTAAATTTTTGCAGATTTTTTAGTTTAGTAGAACCTAGGACTTATCGTCTCGTAGAACAAAAACTTTTATTGAGCTacgtagtacctacataatgtataaAATACCATTAATACAGTAGTTTATGTCGACCAGTCGCTAATACTACAGAGTAAAAGCTATTCATATCACGAGAATGTTAATGTACGGTTAGATTAGAGATTGTAAGATTATGATTTCACTacttatttttcataatttcatcggatttaataaaataaaatgaagataATTCTATTCTAGTAAAAACTCACTTCAACTTCCTTTTCAATTCAATATCCTCAACAACTGTCTCCATTTGAAGAATATTAtgcaattaatttttaaatgtcTCTATATGGATTCTGGTTCTTTATCTTCGAGTACACGTCGTGTTTTTGAAAGAATGTCTGTTATGAACTGAACAGACAATGGCGATTGCCTTAGCTTTTATAAGTTCGACGATGGACTATTTAATTGCATGGATTCCATGTAGCAATCTGCGTCATTGTATTGAATATTAACTTACTGAGTAAGTTACTTTGTCACACAGCACTGCTCCACATTACGTAGACCGGTAAGTACCTACCGTTCTCCTACTAGATAGATATTTTAAggaaattatttgtattttggATAGTATAGGTACGTAATATTTAAGCAAGAACTTctatacttttaattattataaagaggaaagatttgtgtttttgtttttgttgccGCCCCGTTCCAACTGCAATAATTTACCCAGTTAGCAATTAATTGATAGCGATTGAGTATAGCAATTAtgtaaagaaaacaataatCCAATTTAACGTGACCAAGTAGTAATCTACCTTACATTAGTTGcaaaaacaaacttaaaataGATGACTTTTCTCTACATAGCCTACTTAGTATACCTACCTTATTGACCCAGAGTAATAATGAATACTAAAAGGAATGAATAGAGCCTTTGAAAAATTTCAGTCATAGATCATTGTTTTGTGGTCTAGTAATTAGAGTTGAATCTCTCAAGGTCCTGAATTTTATTCTCGGGggcgaaaaataataaaaataatatttgctaATAGGTACATAACAGTCAGTGTATTTAATTCGTTTAAAAGCAATCCAAATTAGTCCTACCAAAACCTTTAAGCATTAAATGTGGAATAATAAAACCAATTTATGTTAggtagtatacagggtggaaacgataagtgatctcattcgattatttctaaactatacaagatatcgaaaaactggttactgatcctgaaagtgcttcacgaccTCTATCCAAtgataccaataataggttacaaaattaactggatccatcctaaaattcaatgtttccagcttccatacatttagtacagccacagtcatgggcgtcatggcactcatgtcttgataatattatagcaagtaaagcctaaaaccaatgttttccatgaataattttaaataagaatgcaatttaagagttcattttaagtgtttattgtttaataaaaaaaattaatacttctaAATTTTGTTtgactggcatacatttagtatggaggctgaaaacatttaattttcggatagatgcagtttattatgtaacctattattggtaccgtttgaaagagcttgtgaagcactttcagaatcggtaattagtttttcgatatcttgtatagtttagaaataatcgagtgagatcacttaacgtttccaccctgtatagtgactgagtttcttgcgctgctttttcCCTCAccacactggcccatttattgtcctgaagcagtgatagggttcATACTGGGATTGGGACATGTGctttttttaaaatctactTGCAAAGATAAATTAATGAGTTTTAAgtgctttttttttgttttttagtatTATTGAGTTTTCTTGCACTTTTAATTAGCATTagctaaataaaagaaaaatagtgAAAATTAGGCTGTATAGAGCAAACCCATAAGCCGGTTTaaacaaactaaaaaaatatatgatattAATTTGACACTGACAGTGACTGTGACAGTGACAGTCTGTTGTTGACAGAACAGAACAGCTGATTTGGGAACTGGGAAGCAATAAGCAAAAAAGTGGATAGTTCTTTCACTTTGAATTTAGTtgaaataagtattaatttattacccTTTTTGTGTTATTGTTCGTCAAATAAAAGCTATTAAAAATGACTAGTGAAGCAGAAAAAGTTCTACCTCATGTAAAAAAGAACAATCAAATGAATTTGAAAAATCTCCGCATATCTTTGAGGTATAGGCCGAAACTTTTAAAACTTATCTTAAAAATGAGGCATTGCATCAGGAAAAAGAACCTCTTACTAATGAAATTAAAGGAACGATTAAAGGTTTTGGTAAGTTAATAAACATAACCTCTAAATCTAATTGGCAAGCATTAGTTTGTCAGTATTTTTTTAGATCAAGTAGGCAAAGACTATTTTAGTTGAAcatgtaataataatagtgaattATACTTATGGATTAATTTTTACATTACATGGTTTTGCAGGACAAAACATCTCTGCAGAAAACAGATTCATATTGCCAAACTGAGAGTGAATCTTTGAGTTCCACTATAGATACCAATACAGTAGGTTCCAAATCAAACGATTCATCCAAGTCTTTACCTAAGACAGAAGAGTCCTCTGATGTTAAAGAAGAGTCCGGTTGGGATGTAAACAAAGACGGTGAGAAAGCTATGAGTATAGCTGATCAAGTGAAGGAGATTGCCCAAAGTGCATTGCAGCAGTCGGGAATGGTTTACGTTGAGTCTGCAGGCATGTACTACGACTATAAGACTGGTTACTATTATAATTCTGTAAGTTGTTTGTCAACAAACTGGAAGTTTATAAGAGTTGTCCAACTGTTTGGCCAAATATTAcagttgttaaatatttttacaacttGTCATAAATATCAGATGTATTAAGACATTATGACATTGATAACAGGGATGAATTTGAATGTAATGTTCCAGGAATTGGGTCTGTACTATCATACAGACACAGGGTGCTACTACTATTACTGTGATGAGAAGAAAAACTTTGTGTTCCACTCATACCCAGACCGCAGTGCTGTGGCAGCAAATGCTGCGTTACTTGCTCATGAAAAAAAGAAAGCTAAAAAGCATAAAAAGGTACCAGTTTTTAGTTAATACTGATGTATGAAATGTttactgattaattaattaatgatgagATCTGATGATTATATCAATCTCTGGTTAAACTAGGCAATTCAAATTTCATAAGTTTTTTCCCAATGAGGAtgttcgcgattgaaaaatccgccagataccgccgtctacgtattgccatctggcggatttttcaattgcgaaaaccctcattggcaaaAAGTAATAGCagagtttattttaaataagctTAAAGTTAAACTAAGCTAAAGcaagtaaatattattaaaagtactttttcAATCTTTTTTCAGGATTGGAAGAAAGAAGATGACATTGATAACCTGACGAAAAACTTAGCTCAGGTTTCACTTCGAGGCACAACAGCCTTAGGTAAATGAAATGCCCAAGTTGCCACTCAATACCAAAGTGAATATTATATATTTCAGGGCAGAGAAGACGATGCAAGCCAGCAAGAAAGTCAGCCCAAAAGACGGAAGACAGACAAGAAGAAGAAACGCAAAAGCAAAGAATCTGCTGCTGTCAAAAAACAGTTAGAAAACGATGAAAAGCAGAAGACAGATGCTagtgaagaaaataaagaaaaagtaGACGAGATATTTGAagcaaaaaataaagaaaaagaagaaaacaCAGATACTAAGGATACAAAGGCTGAAAAATCAGATGAAGATCTAGAAGATGGAGAATGCAGTGAATCAGGCAGTGATGGATCAGACACTGAAGAGAGCTCGGCACGAAGTACTTCAACTGCcagtgatgatgacgatgacggtaaatgaaatgtaatgtaaaaaGAAGGGGTGTTAATTGCTGTAATATCTGCACTTTTTATACGCCATATTAGGGCCTGCGCTAAAACGCGTGGTCGTTCGCACGCGGTTGCCTGCGGTGTGTATCCGCGCGAGTTTGATCGGAGGCCCTTATGGATCAaatgtattttatattcaaCTCATGTTACAACCTATAgcataaataacgttttaaataagtattaacTCATTAGTCTAGCCTCTTGTGATATTTTaagataaaacatttttaatgttCCAAACATACGCGTAAATGGCATAGAAGAATTTtctctaataattattattgacgggattgctaccatgtacttaccatgtcaataataattattatgttagtgaccatgaaagtttaaaacaatataattttctcTAACTTGTGTATTAATAAAGTATATCAATCCCAAAAACTGTGGCATCCAATgctaggtgttattttgcaacaaaagtttAGTGTAATGTACTGTCTGTATACAGTACACAATGTATAACCAAGTAATATCTATTCCAGACGCAGTAGCGAAGCACCATCCGCCGTGCATGCGGGTGATCGTCAAGGAGACGAGTCTAGCCAAGCTGAAGGTGGGCAGTCTGTACCTCGTGACCAAAGATGGCGGCACCGTCGGCCGCGAGGGTGACCACCACGCTATAGTGTTGAGAGACGCCAACGTGTCCAGGGTACGTTTAGTTGTGTCATTTTTGTGT comes from the Ostrinia nubilalis chromosome 17, ilOstNubi1.1, whole genome shotgun sequence genome and includes:
- the LOC135079966 gene encoding angiogenic factor with G patch and FHA domains 1-like isoform X1; the protein is MTSEAEKVLPHVKKNNQMNLKNLRISLRYRPKLLKLILKMRHCIRKKNLLLMKLKERLKVLDKTSLQKTDSYCQTESESLSSTIDTNTVGSKSNDSSKSLPKTEESSDVKEESGWDVNKDGEKAMSIADQVKEIAQSALQQSGMVYVESAGMYYDYKTGYYYNSELGLYYHTDTGCYYYYCDEKKNFVFHSYPDRSAVAANAALLAHEKKKAKKHKKDWKKEDDIDNLTKNLAQGREDDASQQESQPKRRKTDKKKKRKSKESAAVKKQLENDEKQKTDASEENKEKVDEIFEAKNKEKEENTDTKDTKAEKSDEDLEDGECSESGSDGSDTEESSARSTSTASDDDDDDAVAKHHPPCMRVIVKETSLAKLKVGSLYLVTKDGGTVGREGDHHAIVLRDANVSRNHLDIRYDLAGRTYMAMDLGSKNGTILNGMRMSESQVVSKPIEIIHGSILQLGETKLLCHIHAGKDTCGHCEPGLLLETEEKEKKAAYTRTCSVQKQHQLELARLKNKYAPQPKAIEETAYNDRAQARRTKVGSSHHAEKTQSADIDSFITPENKGFKLLEKMGWSKGEGLGKDNQGDTEPIPLVSNEGTAGLGATVAPAPKVTGTLGPATMRLANKTKMLRPPAKAFQNDDDDDDLEE
- the LOC135079966 gene encoding angiogenic factor with G patch and FHA domains 1-like isoform X2; translated protein: MTSEAEKVLPHVKKNNQMNLKNLRISLRYRPKLLKLILKMRHCIRKKNLLLMKLKERLKVLDKTSLQKTDSYCQTESESLSSTIDTNTVGSKSNDSSKSLPKTEESSDVKEESGWDVNKDGEKAMSIADQVKEIAQSALQQSGMVYVESAGMYYDYKTGYYYNSELGLYYHTDTGCYYYYCDEKKNFVFHSYPDRSAVAANAALLAHEKKKAKKHKKDWKKEDDIDNLTKNLAQVSLRGTTALDAVAKHHPPCMRVIVKETSLAKLKVGSLYLVTKDGGTVGREGDHHAIVLRDANVSRNHLDIRYDLAGRTYMAMDLGSKNGTILNGMRMSESQVVSKPIEIIHGSILQLGETKLLCHIHAGKDTCGHCEPGLLLETEEKEKKAAYTRTCSVQKQHQLELARLKNKYAPQPKAIEETAYNDRAQARRTKVGSSHHAEKTQSADIDSFITPENKGFKLLEKMGWSKGEGLGKDNQGDTEPIPLVSNEGTAGLGATVAPAPKVTGTLGPATMRLANKTKMLRPPAKAFQNDDDDDDLEE